The window CGGTGCCGAACAGGTGCAGAATGGGCTGACCGGCAGCGGCCAGCACAAGTCCGACCGGCAAGGCAATCGCCAGCGACACGCGCGTCGCAAATCCATAAATTGCGCGCACTTCATCGACATGGTTCTGGCTTGCTGCCGATGCGAGTGGGGCAAGGACATAGGCAAAGGCAATGCGAACAACCTGCACGATGCTCGAGATCTTGCGGGCAATGGCATAGAGGCCGCCGGAAACTGCCCCGGCGCTTCCCGGCAGAAGCCAGTTGAGCACCAGCGAAGGTCCGTCCCCGAACAGTCGCGCGACCATGTTGGCTGGCAGCACGGCAAGGCCCGCTTTCCAGGTTTCATGAAAGACCGGGTCGAAGAGCCTGCCCTTGAAGAACAGCCGCAGATCGAAATGCCGTGCCAGGAGCCGGATGCAAAGCAGGCAGATGATCGTGAGCGATATGAGGTGCGCATAGAAGAGCGACATGGTCGAAAAGCCGGCGAGCCAGAAGCCTGTGGTGACAGCGAGGCGGATCACCTGCTCCCAGAAGATCCGAAGCCTGATCTCGGCGCCGAACACCCGCTTGGAGCGCAAGGCAGAGGTCGCGATCTCCACAAAGGCCCACAGCGGCAATGACCAGGCAAAGAGCGAGATGATGCCGACCAGCCGCGCGGAATCGGATTCCGCAGCATTGAACAGCGGAGCGAATTGCGCAGCTGCAAGTGACGCAACGGCCGCCACCAGCATGCACGGGCCCACCCCAAGGACAATGGCCGAACGAAGGGCCGAAACCTGCTCCTGTGGCGTGCGCGCCTGCGGCACGACCCGCTGCATCGAAGATGTCATGCCAAGATCGGCAACATTTTCGGCAAGGTTCACCGCAGCCCAGAGCACGGCATACAAGCCATAGCCAGCCAACCCGAACATCGCGACATAGATTGGCTGGGCAATGACTTCCATCACGGCGCCAAGGCGGGCCAGCAGTGTCGTCCCCGCGCCCTTGGCAACATCCTTGCTGGTGACGGCAGACGAGGTTTGCGATCCTGTTTCGGTCATTCCTGGAAGTCTTGCCCGGACCCGGGTTAATAGGCTGGTTGCGACATGTTCTTTCCGCGCTATACCGGAGGCAACCGCAAAATCGACAAGGAAAAAGCGATTGGGCGGTTGAGCGCTGGCTTTCCCCGCGCTATCGCCGCCGCTGCGAAGCGAAAAAGGGACACCTCATGGCCGAATTCCGCCTGCCCAAGAACAGCGTAGTCAAGAAGTCGGGTAAGACTCATGCCGCGTCTGCCGACGCCAAGCACAAACGGAATTTCAAAGTCTATCGTTTCGATCCCGACAGCGGTGAAAATCCGCGATACGACAATTTCGAGATCGACCTCGATGCATGCGGCCCGATGGTGCTCGACGCGCTCATCAAGATGAAGGGCGAACAGGACCCGAGCCTGACCTTCCGCCGGTCCTGCCGTGAAGGCATCTGCGGCTCTTGCGCGATGAACATCAACGGCAAGAACGGGCTGGCCTGCACGACCGCAATCGAGGATTGCAAGGGCGACGTCACAATCACGCCGCTGCCGCATATGGACGTGATCAAGGACCTGGTTCCCGATTTCACCCATTTCTATGCGCAATATGCGTCGATCAAGCCCTGGCTCCAGACAGTCACGCCAACGCCTTCGGGCAAGGAACGGCTCCAGAGCCCGGAAGATCGTGCGAAGCTTGACGGGCTTTACGAATGCATCCTGTGCGCCTGCTGCTCGACCTCATGCCCCAGCTATTGGTGGAATTCTGACAAGTTCCTTGGCCCGGCGATCCTGCTGCAGGCCTATCGCTGGCTTGCCGACAGCCGCGACGAGATGACCGGCGAACGGCTCGACGAACTTGAAGATCCCTTCCGCCTCTATCGCTGCCACACGATCATGAACTGCTCAAACGCCTGCCCCAAGGGCCTTTCACCCGGCAAGGCGATTGCCGAAGTGAAGAAGATGGTGGTGGAGCGGCATCTCTAATCCCATGGACATCGAAGTTTTCGACAGCCAGCCCGATCCGGAGCATCCAGGCTGGCTGACCTGGGAATTGAGCGACACGAGCCGCTACAACCACCAGATTCTGGGCAGACTGCTGATCCGTCCCGGTGACGCGGGCAAGGCCTGGGTGCGCATGTTTCCCGAACGCCGCCATTCCAACTTTGCGGACAATCTCCACGGCGGCACCGTCCTTGGCTTCATCGATGTTGCTCTGTTCGGCGCATGCCGGATCTTTGACCTGATCAATGCCGGAACGGCCGTCACTCTCGATCTTTCCGCCCAGTTCATCGGGGCCGGACAGATGGATGTTCCGCTTGATGCCGAGGTTGAATTGCTGCGCGAAACCCGCCGCCTGGTGTTCTTGCGCGGAATGGTCCTGCAGGGCGAAAACCGGGTGGCGGCATTTTCCGCCACTATCCGAAAAGCCACTGCGCAGTGACCCATGTCCTGGAGCGTTATGAAGGACTGATTGCAGCAGGCGAACTTCGCCCCGACCCGGAGCAGCACGCGGCTGCTGTGCGCCTCAATCAGCTTCAGGAGCAACTTGAAGCGATTCCGCCGCGTGGCAGCCTGATCTGGCGGCTGGGACGCGCCAAGGCCCCGGCCCCGAAAGGCCTCTACCTCTGGGGCGGCGTTGGCCGCGGCAAATCCATGTTGATGGACCTGTTTCACGAATGCCTGCAGATCGATCGCAAGCGACGGGTCCATTTTCACGAGTTCATGCTGGAGGTGCATGACCGGCTCCGGATCGAGCGCATGAAGGAGCGTGGCGATCCGATCCAGCCGGTCGTTGCCGCCATCGCCGAAGAGACACGCTGCCTCTGCTTTGATGAAATGGTGGTCAACAATTCGGCGGACGCAATGATCATGTCCCGCCTTTTCACGGGGCTGATCGACGCGGGCGTCACGCTTGTGACGACGTCCAACCGCGCCCCTGACCAGCTTTACAAGGACGGGCTCAACCGGGAACATTTCCTGCCCTTCATCGCGCTGATCCAGGACCGGCTGGATGTGCT of the Aquisediminimonas profunda genome contains:
- a CDS encoding lipopolysaccharide biosynthesis protein yields the protein MTETGSQTSSAVTSKDVAKGAGTTLLARLGAVMEVIAQPIYVAMFGLAGYGLYAVLWAAVNLAENVADLGMTSSMQRVVPQARTPQEQVSALRSAIVLGVGPCMLVAAVASLAAAQFAPLFNAAESDSARLVGIISLFAWSLPLWAFVEIATSALRSKRVFGAEIRLRIFWEQVIRLAVTTGFWLAGFSTMSLFYAHLISLTIICLLCIRLLARHFDLRLFFKGRLFDPVFHETWKAGLAVLPANMVARLFGDGPSLVLNWLLPGSAGAVSGGLYAIARKISSIVQVVRIAFAYVLAPLASAASQNHVDEVRAIYGFATRVSLAIALPVGLVLAAAGQPILHLFGTGAAMALPAVVILVSARVIETVLGAAVPIQQVTSGYWRQLLASIAGLGIAFAIGFVLMPEWGLTGMTIAVASGFIVAAALPMAQLYWHDRLHPFFKPFGRVLLRTTAFGAGGLVLTLLSHSLPEWVQLPIAVGLMLAALWLSCRFALPHDDRLSMGKTGRALRLT
- a CDS encoding succinate dehydrogenase iron-sulfur subunit, whose product is MAEFRLPKNSVVKKSGKTHAASADAKHKRNFKVYRFDPDSGENPRYDNFEIDLDACGPMVLDALIKMKGEQDPSLTFRRSCREGICGSCAMNINGKNGLACTTAIEDCKGDVTITPLPHMDVIKDLVPDFTHFYAQYASIKPWLQTVTPTPSGKERLQSPEDRAKLDGLYECILCACCSTSCPSYWWNSDKFLGPAILLQAYRWLADSRDEMTGERLDELEDPFRLYRCHTIMNCSNACPKGLSPGKAIAEVKKMVVERHL
- a CDS encoding PaaI family thioesterase, with the protein product MDIEVFDSQPDPEHPGWLTWELSDTSRYNHQILGRLLIRPGDAGKAWVRMFPERRHSNFADNLHGGTVLGFIDVALFGACRIFDLINAGTAVTLDLSAQFIGAGQMDVPLDAEVELLRETRRLVFLRGMVLQGENRVAAFSATIRKATAQ
- the zapE gene encoding cell division protein ZapE, which gives rise to MTHVLERYEGLIAAGELRPDPEQHAAAVRLNQLQEQLEAIPPRGSLIWRLGRAKAPAPKGLYLWGGVGRGKSMLMDLFHECLQIDRKRRVHFHEFMLEVHDRLRIERMKERGDPIQPVVAAIAEETRCLCFDEMVVNNSADAMIMSRLFTGLIDAGVTLVTTSNRAPDQLYKDGLNREHFLPFIALIQDRLDVLTLNGPTDYRMERLAGVTTWHVPNGPQSTAAVREAFFKLTDYPPEDAAHVPADDIDVGGGRMMHVPKSLKGVAVFSFKRLCAEARGASDYLAIARRYHSVIIVGIPRLGPENRNEAARFVTLIDALYEHKVKLIATADATPADLYAKGDGRFEFERTESRLIEMQSQAYLAEGHGQA